GTCACAAGGCACTGCACTGTGTTTTCTGTACTGTGGCATGACTGCCTACTCTGGTAAGACATGTTGTGCAGGGTGATTGTCTGTTTTAAATTACAAATGACATTCCAACATCTTGAACCCCTTCCTCTCCGTTCATCCTCAGATTTTGATAGACACAGTGACAATGAGGAGTCGTTTGCACGAGACCTCAATGACTTCCCCTCCATCAACCCAGACGCCACTCTGATGGACGACGACGATGACTCATGCATCGGGCTGCCCAGCCTGGGTCTTCGGTCTGGGCGGACTGGCCCCCGAACCACGGCTGAGCTGCTGGATGTGGAATCCCACCTGGACTCCGACCAGGACGACCTGGACGAGGAGCTCTCTTTCGGCGGCCCCCCCCCCGCTTCTGACTTCCTCGGAGGTGACCTGGCTGGAATCATCGCTAGCAACATGATTCAGGCGGCACTGGTTGGGGCCATGCAGCCTCGTCCCCCTGCCGCCCGCAGAGAAAGGGTGGGGCCCACCAGAGCTGGTGCCCATAGGGGCTACCGCAAGCAGTCTAGCTCGGAGCTGGACACGGACTTGGACGGAGAGGACTTTGAGATGCTGGACCAGTCGGAGCTGAACCAGATGGATTCCTTTGGGGGTGCAGGAGGACGGGGAGGAGGGCAGGGGTCCAGCTTCCTCTCCAACCTACTGGGGAAACCACAGTGAGGCGCCTCTACCTGTGCATAACAATCAAactaagtctgtgtgtgtgattgagtgaTTGGAATGTTTATGGCttgttttgagtgtgtgtatgtgagtcatTTTAAATGTAGGATCCAGCAGCCAGGCTCCTGATTGGCCTCAGTTGATATCACTGTGAAGTACTtctgatttctttatttttctatctCACTTTTCAATTTCTTCCTTTAGTCTGTAGCTTGTATGTGTAAGCCACCACCATTCAGAAAGTGTTCTTTTGCAGGCTGAGCAATAGGAAACGCAATGTATAAAAACTCCATCTGTTTTTGAAACAGCATTACGGAACCACTTCTCTGTACTGTCATCCAGTATGCCCTAGTGAGTAATACGTATTTTTTTAAGTCGACCACCAGGTTAGTATACACATTTCCTAAAATGCTAGACACACAGGGCTATTTAATATGGGACCAACTTTGACATTCCTGTTGATTAGTGAAGTTTTACAACTGCAATGACCTTGTTTTGAATAGTTTTAGCAACAGCTGACTGGTACTCTCTCTTTTAGTAAAAACCACTGCTTTCATTTTAAGACACTCATTCTCTAATAGAAACCAAGTCAATATTTATggtgatatttttgttgttgatcattctTGATTGAGACATGAATTTGTTTTGAGTCTGAAATCATTGTTTTAAAGAAAGGGGATTGGCATTTTAGTTAAATGTGTTTTACTGTCTCCCCCCTGAATGTTTCTTCCTACACCAGTGGTCCTGTTTTGTTTGCTGTACTTCTGGGTAGATCCGTGAATGTAGGGTTGCCTCCTGTGTTCTCCATGTGTCTTGAATGAGCAGTCATGGGCTAGTTAGATCTTTTTGTCTTTATCATCACAATAAGTAACTTTTATCAAGTTAACCTGCTCCTTGTATCCCTTCTCCCGTGGCATTCCCAATCCCTGTCACCATCTTCACTCATTTTTGCCGATCCTTCTCCGAGGAGAATCTATAGAATAGACATGCATATGTAAGAAGTACAGAATACAAGCCTTTAGTTTAACCTCTAAACTCATGCATGAACCACATTTTGTTAAACGTCTTAAGAAAATTATCAGGAAAGCGTGTTTACATTGATGGGTGAACAAAATGCTGGTATACAAAACTCAACCTGattagcctttttaaaagtgTGAATATGTAAAGGAAAATATGTAATATGCTTGTCTTTTAAAAACTAGGGTGCAGTAAATGTTAGCCTAttctttatttttgtgtgtgtgcgtgcaggtcAGCATGATTAACCTGCGATTGGCAAACAAGATCCTGCTGCTTTTGTCTTTTCATGGTCATTGAATCTCAAATGACCCAGAGATGGGTTTTGCTGACGTAACAGGATCAAACAATCAGAAAGAGACAATGCTGGTTTATATATAAGACACATTGCCCAATAATGCTATTTGTGTTGTATAGAAAATCATGACACTGGGAGATTTCATACAATAGAACTTCTGGGTCCCCCTGTTCATTGAGATGGCCCAGAAAACAGAACCGGTCTGATCTGAAAAGGTTTGGGATTTTAATTAAAAAGAGTGAATGTACATGATTTGTTTTGGACCACTTTAGTTTAAATAGGGGTTGTTGCAGTATCCCTTCATGAAGACTGCCAGGCAATTCTTCATTCATGTTCTATAAATGTGTTCAGTacagtgtgttttttttctcgctGACATTGGTTTTGATGTGCAAACCTTATTAAATATGAAGTCTGGATTAAATGTTTCTTTTGTTATTTATAAACAATGCAATATTCCACAGATCCAAAGTCACAATTTTGACATccttttggtccaccagccagtgTTGCTGgtagataataaaaaataaacctttTTCACTTGGGACTCTTTTTTTTACCGACATTTTTGGTTGGTTGTTGGCGCTTATTTCATGCACTGCTCGAGAGTCCATACATACTCAAGTTGTCCCAGGCCGTCTTGCACAGAGGTGGAGGGTGATGAAAACAAGCTTTTGTTTTGATATGACGTATGTAAACCCTGGACACCCACAATACATCACGGCGCGCGAAACTCAAGATAGGTAAATCATTATTGCACCGCTAGCTAGCATTAGTTAGTTAGCGATAGCTTATAGCTCACGGAATAAAGAAAATGAGCAAAAAAGACAACGGAGGTATGAGTTGTAATCTTATTTTACCTGGTTGCTACATTGATTGCGTCTAGTATGTTGCCAAACATGACAGCCGTTTTCCTAACcgatttagctaacgttagccaagttAGAAGCAGTACAGCAAGCTAGCACACTGACACTCACCTGCACTGATAAATCCATACACCAGCTAGAAGTTATACAGGtcactgttttgtgtttttattgtcAGGTTTAACAGTCATATTTGCTTACCTGAACGAGAAGAACCGTCCTTACAGTGCCCAAGATGTCTTTAACAATTTACAGAAGCAGCACGGCCTGGGAAAGACGGTGAGAAAGGMTAAACTSTTCTGAGCCMGTGAYAYGATTTTCAGCGTGTATAAactaaaatgtatatttgattACTCATTCCTATCCTGGTAGGCTGTGGTTAAAGCCATGGAACAGTTGGCACTGGAAGGGAAGATCAAAGAGAAAACCTATGGGAAGCAAAAGATCTACTTTGCTGATCAGGTGATCCAGGCTGAGTATCAGAGCAGCACGTCAATGCGTATTGTATATGTTGATGGAAATATGGAGCCACTGCTGATCTGAATCTTTTCTGTTTTGGTGattcgtttttttttctctctttggtgctattttcacaagtatgtgggaaatttgtaaaaaaaaaaacgctaaACCTTTAACAGCCAGTCTTCCATTCCATTGTTTGGAGACctctttcaccacacaaccattgatgcAACATAAGTTTACTGTGAAATGAGTACATTGGTTtgatcaccaaaacacaacataatgatattTTCGCAATTTAGTTATTTTAACATACTCCAATGGCAGAACATGTAAGATGTTTCAAAATTGCCCTTTGAATGTAGTATGCTACAATACTGTAAATGACAGtactgttttcacattaggcaatacacttgcacTGCCCATAACAATTGACTGAACATCAAATGTTCATAATTTTCTATCCAagcctgacatacagtaccagtcaaaagtgtggacacctactcattcaagggtttttctttatttttagtatgtTCTACAATCtataaaacacatggaatcatgtagtatccaaaaaaagtgttaaaccaatcaacatatttgagattcttcaaagtagctacaatttgacgacagctttgcacactcttggcattctctcaaccagcttcaagaggaattcttttccaacagtcttgaagtagttcccacatgctgagcacttgttggctgctttttcttcactgcggtccaactcatcccaaacattctcaattgggttgaggtcgggtgattgtggagaccaggtcatctgatgcagcactccatcactctccttcctggtcaaatagcccttacacagcctggatgtgtgttgggtcattgtcctgttgaaaaacaaatgatagtcccactcagcgcaaaccagatgggatgacgtatcgctgcacaatgctgtggtagccatgctggtcaagtgtgccttgaattctaaataaatcacagtgtcaccagcaaagcaccagcacacctgcttcatggtgggaaccacacattcggagatcatccattcacctactctgcgtctcacaaagacacagcggttggagccaaagatctcacatttggactcatcagaccaaagcacagatttccaccggtctaacgtccattgctcgtgtttcggcccaagcaagtcttattggtgtcctttagtagtggtttctttgcagcaatttgaccatgaaggcctgattcacgcagtctcctctgaacagttgatgttgagatgtgtctgttacttggcctctgtgacgcatttatttgggctgcaatctgaggtgcagttaactctaatgaatttatcctctgcagcagtggtaattctgggtcttcctttcctgtggcggtcctcgtaagagccagtttcatcatagcgctttatggtttttgtgactgcaccaactttcaaagttcttaattttccgtattgactgaccttcatgtcttaaagtaatgatggactgtcatttctctttgcttattttagctgcccttgccataatatggacttggtcttttaccaaatagggctatcttctgtataccacctctaccttgtcacaacaccactgattggctcaaacgcattaacaaggaaagaaattccacaaattaacttaaaggcacacctgttaattgaaatgcattccaggtgactacctcatgaagctggttgagagaatgccaagactgtgcaaagctgtcaaggcaaagggtggctactttgaagaatatcataaaatatattttgatttgtttaacactttttttggttatttgattccatatgtgttatttcatagttttgatgtcttcactattattctacaatgtagaaaagagtaaaaattcagaaaaacccttgaatgagtaggtctgtccaaacttttgactggtactgtagatctgGATTTAAAtcattgcatgcctcatccatggcctgaaTGAGGGTGGTACTCTCATGGGGATGGCAGCATACATCTTCCACCTGTATTGTAATAAGTATTATCaagtattttacagtattgtacttatgtattgtaGTGGTCCTGTACATGGCTCAGCTCATAAGAGCGTGGCACTAACAACAGAGTTGTGGATTCAATTCCCACTGGGGACACATACCAAAATGTGTGGACTTTTGTCACTTTGGATAAGTGTCTATGTATATATTATGGCTATTACAGTTCTGTATTGGCCAATACAATTGTAGTAAAGCAGTACAGTACTGCTTTACTACTGCAGTAGTAAAGCAGTGTgaagtttggtgaaaaagtgactgATTTTGTGTtatagtcaattgaaaatgtgttaactgcctttttgatgatctgctTTGAGTTTTGAActtagagttgtgaaaatgtaccacaaaaCTAACCGGTAAAAGTAACTACCAGAATGTCCTTGACTACCTACAGGCCCAGTTTGCAGAGGTGAGTGAGGCAGATCTGAAGGCCATCGACAGTCGCATCTCTGACCTCAGCACACAGGTGCAGGCTATCTCTCAGGGCTGCAGACAGCTGGATGCAGGTAGGGCTCCCCTCTTTGGCACTATCAGCACTCTTCCCACACACTGGACTATCCGACATACTCTTATCTCTGATTGCAGAGCTGAAGGAGCTCAACAGCTCCCTGACCACAGAGGAAATGATGTCAGAGATCCAGGAGCTGGAAGAAGAGTGTTCTGGTTACAGGGAGCGCCTGGAGAAGATCAACTCAGCGACCAATCATGTCACACCAGAGCAGAAGGAGATGGTATGGGTCacaatcagacctgggttcaaatacattttttttttatacatatactGTGCTCATGCGTCTTTTCTTCAGGTTTACAAGGAGAGACATCTCTACGTGAAAGagtggaagaagaggaagagactggtgatttatttattttagggcTCTATTCCAGCTGTATTGCTGAAGTGTTACGGATTGCGTGataaaatgtaaaggtcatttccgatcaAGTAGACATGCatcgtttaccgtgaatgcagtctccactaaacgcgggaacattgccttacGCTCTGTACTTCCGCAAtttggattgaatagagcccttacttGATCAAAGCCATACGGGTATTCGTGTCAGAGCAGGATAAACCAGAACAAATAGTCTGAAtctgtctctgctcctctcagGCATCTGACATGATGGGTTCCATTTTGGAGGGATACCCCAAGACCAAGAAGCAATTTCTGGTAAGATGCTCTACAGACCTACAGTGACACAGTTCTACACATCAATTCTATTGTTTTTATTTGGGAAACTAGATATTGTTCATCACCATGACAGGCAGACAAATGCCTATCATGTTTACTCTATTTGTCATATCTGAGATGTCAGCATCTTTGTGTTCTCTGTTTAGGAAGAAGTTGGCGTGGAGACTGATGAGGACTGTAAAGTGACTTTGCCAAGTACCTGACAGAATGTTGGAGGATCTTTGTTTACTTTTGACTTGAATGTCAATTCTGAGGGAGTATAATGCCATCAAAACTCATTCCAGGAATAACTCATTActatttgtaatgttttgtaatAAAATACCTTGTACAGGTGTATACTTGAAAGTTTATTTTGCAATTAAAAATCATTCATACGAAATACTTCCATCAAATTCTTGTCCAAATCAGCAAAAAATGTAACAGTAGACCTGATTTATTTATACCAGCACAAATACTTGTCGTATAAAATGATCCCTTTTTAAAGTCTGGTGATTACACAGATTAAACATTCACATCTGTTAGGTTTACCAGAAGGTCCTGAAACATTTGGTACAAGTTCTCCTGAGCACATTGTCAAAATAAATCACCAAATTCTTCACATTACTTTTTAACATTCTTGACTGTttaaggccaggattcaatcagaTCTGCGGCAACCTGCATCAGCTGACAAACACATTGCTTTTGTTTAGgtggtgttggaggtgtaactgtgtttttaaaaatgtatttaacctttatttaactaggcaagtcagttgagaacaaattattatttacaatgacggcgttagagctgtcaaatccacaagaaGCTCCTGGCGTTAACTATAGCTGGCATTGCCATTGGATGCACCAAGTCGCATTAGTAGAAAGCCCTTGCAGCAGTGTTACAAATTATAACAGTGAAATGTGTGATAAATCCCGATTTCGTTTAATGATTGtcatttctatatagcctacacattcttgttctgaacttctaaGGTGGATGGGATATAAGGACGGGTGTGGTTTCATGACAATGACCACAAGAGCAGCCGCTTAccaatttgacagctctaacagtTATACCACCTAAACAAAAGCAATGATTAGCTCTGCGTTTACCGCTAATCTTATTGAATCCTGGCCAGAGTTTTTTGGTTCAGAGATTCTGTTTAAAAACCATGTCTAATACAGAACTATTCATGAATCACTATTCTACCGTGCCTTTTTGCCAATAAAGATGATGAAAAGGCGAAAAGCTGCAGTAACACTTACAAATATGCTTGATTCTGTCACAACACGGACACAACAGCAATCATAACATCACAATCAATGATGAACATTTAACAATTCTCAAATACCATCACAACTTGTTTGAATTGAATATTTTAACTCATGACTGTTTTGGATTTgattcgaaccggttcagaactttatgcTGGTTTGAACACTGGAACAACAAAAAGAGGTTTGGAAtggaacaataaaaaaataaaatgtggttccaacccctgatttGTGGTGAATGTAAACATTAGGGAACGTTTACAAGCAAGTAGCCATTTGCCTTGTTTAACACAACTGTTCTGCAACCAAAACCCCTGATGACTAAAACCACAGAATGCTGGGCTGGATTTGACCTGACTAGACAGGAAACACCCAACCCTGCTGCAGAGTGGTGGTGAGTTGAGTAAGCGTTAACGATTTAAATGCTGCAGGCCAGGAGGGAACACGATAGACTGATATGTGACGTCTGCCAGACCCTGAGAACCCAGGGTAGGCCCCGGCTCCATCCCTGAGGGGAGATTCCTGTCCTGAGTTTACGCCTGGACTGCATTAATACGGCTGGCTGTTGAGCTGCCGGAGAACTCCCACCACAAACTCACGCAATGTCTGGGAAGGAAAAGAGGACAAACGGATTCCCTTACACAGCTGTCAACTCAACATAGTCATCAATCCTCAGAGCAAGATAGGGTGGCTGGCATGTCAATTAAAGCCTACAGTGGTGATAGTTTTGACCTGTTGGGGTCAGACGGAAGTCCAAAATACCATCCTTGAGCAGAAAATACACTAAAATGCCATGACTATCACATATAAAGACCATTACCTTAAAATCATAGATGATTTGGTGCGCCATCCATCCACCAGCAGCGAGAATCCCCCAGCAGTACAGTACATTGAGTGCATATTGAGTGTCCTACCTGAGGCTTGCAGTACTCCTCGATCCAGCTGAAGACGCAGGCGGACAGCTCCTGGAAGCTGGCCACAGACACAGACCTGCTGAAGGACTGGAAAAGTGAGTCCATGATGCTCTGAAACACGCTGAACTTGACCTGGTCCGACACCTGCTCCTCCCCCTGCTGAGGGTTGTTCTGGTGGGCCTTCACTATGTGCTCATAGTTCCTACAACACACAGGTGAAACACGTATTATAAACCGGATAGTTTGGGTACCGGATGCTAATTGGCCGAAACAGAATTCCAGCCgtgtgtatatcagacaatataccatggGTTTGACACAATACATATTTCTTGCTATATTCATGTTGTTAaccggtttataatagcaataaggcaccttggtgGTTTATGGTATACAGccaatacagtgctttcagaaagttaTGATACGCCTTGacttttgttatattacagcctgaatttaaaatagattcaattgagattatatatatatttttttttacaaacaaattaaaaattacaagctgaaatgtcttgagtcattaagtattcaacccatttgttatg
This sequence is a window from Salvelinus sp. IW2-2015 unplaced genomic scaffold, ASM291031v2 Un_scaffold1858, whole genome shotgun sequence. Protein-coding genes within it:
- the LOC112072223 gene encoding homologous-pairing protein 2 homolog isoform X2; this translates as MSKKDNGGLTVIFAYLNEKNRPYSAQDVFNNLQKQHGLGKTAQFAEVSEADLKAIDSRISDLSTQVQAISQGCRQLDAELKELNSSLTTEEMMSEIQELEEECSGYRERLEKINSATNHVTPEQKEMVYKERHLYVKEWKKRKRLASDMMGSILEGYPKTKKQFLEEVGVETDEDCKVTLPST
- the LOC112072223 gene encoding homologous-pairing protein 2 homolog isoform X1, with protein sequence MSKKDNGGLTVIFAYLNEKNRPYSAQDVFNNLQKQHGLGKTAVVKAMEQLALEGKIKEKTYGKQKIYFADQAQFAEVSEADLKAIDSRISDLSTQVQAISQGCRQLDAELKELNSSLTTEEMMSEIQELEEECSGYRERLEKINSATNHVTPEQKEMVYKERHLYVKEWKKRKRLASDMMGSILEGYPKTKKQFLEEVGVETDEDCKVTLPST